The segment AGCCATTTCCTTGAAATTGCGCTCGCCGCCTATTTTACCGGAGTTGATGTCGATTGCGGTCAAAGCTTCGGTCTGGTCAAAAACAAGACGTCCGCCGGAAGGCAGGTTGACCTCGCGGCCGTAGATCTGCTCGATCTGCTTGACCAGATTGAACCGTTCCCAAAGGGACTTATCCGTATCGGAATGCAGTTTGACCAGATTATTGCGCCGGGGAAAAGAAAGTGTAGCAAGCTTCTTAACCTGCTCAAGGGTTTCCTTGTCATCAACCCAAATTTCAACAACGTCAGAAGAAAGGTAATCACGCACGGAACGGGCAGCCAGTCCCATTTCTTCGTAAACGAGGGACGGCGGCTTGGCATCCTGTCCTTTTTCGCGGATATCATTCCAGAGACGAGTCAGGAATTTGAAATCGCGCCGCAGAGCGGATTTGCTCTGGCCTTTGCTGGCGGTACGTACAATAACGCCCACCCCGGCTCCGGGATTGACCTCATCGATCAGTTCCTTAAGCCTTTCGCGTTCCTTTTCATCTTCAATCTTACGGGAAATACCGATCTGCTCACGTCCGGGGGTCAGCACAAAATAGCGGCCCGGAATGGAAAGATAGGAGGAAAGAAATGCACCCTTCTTGCCGGTAGGTTCTTTAACCACCTGCACAAAAATTTCCTGCCCCGGTTTTAAAACCTTCTGGAGCAGGGGGTAGCGATGTCCTTTCTTAAGCTTGTAGGTGCCCTGATAATATTCAGGATGCACCTC is part of the Desulfovibrio sp. JC022 genome and harbors:
- a CDS encoding Rne/Rng family ribonuclease codes for the protein MTGKKIKKKEKMFISVLPGEQVEVALTQEGQVIEYYVEMLHQAKTKGNIYKGYIHNIDAALQAAFINYGAERNGFLQVDEVHPEYYQGTYKLKKGHRYPLLQKVLKPGQEIFVQVVKEPTGKKGAFLSSYLSIPGRYFVLTPGREQIGISRKIEDEKERERLKELIDEVNPGAGVGVIVRTASKGQSKSALRRDFKFLTRLWNDIREKGQDAKPPSLVYEEMGLAARSVRDYLSSDVVEIWVDDKETLEQVKKLATLSFPRRNNLVKLHSDTDKSLWERFNLVKQIEQIYGREVNLPSGGRLVFDQTEALTAIDINSGKIGGERNFKEMALKTNKESAEMIARQLKLRDLGGQVVIDFIEMKDPKHCREVEKTMRAALKGDRARTDVGRISRFGLMELVRQRLGSSAIAVSTESCPCCDGTGIRRNMEWQSMQALKEIYRMLRKPGNESSLVYEAEEELALYLLNHKRDAIIEYEKMFDTKINIEIQWNE